The Clarias gariepinus isolate MV-2021 ecotype Netherlands chromosome 7, CGAR_prim_01v2, whole genome shotgun sequence genome includes a window with the following:
- the LOC128528212 gene encoding extracellular calcium-sensing receptor-like has product MLFLVLLFPLSLTKGENCHILDNPSYPLLCKDGDVIIGAIFSVHYDTELQALQYTKTPQPLICIRLNLRGLRLAQTMTFAIDEINRSNRLLPNISVGYRIYDNCGSQLLSIKAAMSLMNGMEITTDNACSGQAVVQTIIGESESTLTVALTKNTGPFKIPVISYAATCECLSNRKEYPSFFRTIASDFYQSRALAYLVKHFGWFWVGAVNSDNDYGNNGMAIFLNAAKEEGICVEYSEKFVRSDTANIIRVANVIKKGTAKVIILFLSIFDMNILIDQLILKNVTGYQIIGVEAWITAVNIATPASYKVLAGSIGFAVGKFNIATFSDYVVNEFWKTDFPCLSTKRTISQIENNRSNYKDIIQFKNYSADISELRYAKNIYNAVYAVAHSLHSLLGCTENQSCKKDKAIQSWQVVEALRKVFFKTSLGEQVWFDSTGATAAKYDVVNWNQGFNGEVQFEVVGYYDASLPNGQQFILNVEDIVWAGEKKEKPRSVCSESCPPGTRKAAQKGRPVCCYDCIPCAEGEISNQTDSNNCEQCPEEYWSNVGRDKCVLKVIEFLSFTEAMGIVLVFFSLFGATLTVLIAILFLIEKDTPIVKANNSELSFLLLFSLTLCFLCSLTFIGRPSEWSCMLRHTVFGITFVLCISCVLGKTVVVLMAFRATLPGSNVMKWFGPLQQRLSVLAFTLIQALICVLWLTVSPPFPYKNINYYKEKIVLECNLGSAIGFWAVLGYVGLLAFLCFVLAFLARKLPDNFNEAKFITFSILIFCAVWITFIPAYVSSPGKFTVAVEIFAILASSFALLLCIFTPKCYIILFKPELNTKKNIMGKTLKSYKIAIHFGLSKRRY; this is encoded by the exons ATGTTATTCCTTGTTTTACTTTTTCCACTGAGCCTGACAAAGGGAGAAAACTGTCATATTCTGGACAATCCATCATATCCTTTGCTATGTAAAGATGGAGATGTGATCATTGGAGCTATTTTTTCAGTACATTATGATACAGAGTTGCAGGCATTGCAATATACTAAAACCCCACAACCTTTAATCTGCATTAG ATTGAACCTACGAGGATTACGTCTTGCTCAGACTATGACCTTTGCCATCGATGAAATCAACAGAAGCAACCGCTTGCTTCCAAATATCTCAGTTGGTTACAGGATTTATGACAATTGTGGCTCACAATTGTTAAGTATAAAGGCAGCCATGAGTTTGATGAATGGTATGGAAATAACAACAGATAATGCCTGCTCTGGACAAGCAGTTGTACAAACTATCATAGGGGAATCAGAGTCTACACTTACTGTAGCACTCACAAAAAACACAGGACCCTTTAAGATCCCAGTG ATTAGTTATGCTGCCACATGTGAATGTTTAAGCAACAGAAAAGAGTACCCTTCTTTCTTCAGGACCATAGCAAGTGACTTCTACCAAAGTAGAGCACTGGCATATTTGGTCAAGCACTTTGGCTGGTTTTGGGTAGGAGCTGTGAACAGTGATAATGATTatggcaacaatggaatggctATTTTTTTGAATGCAGCCAAAGAGGAGGGAATATGTGTTGAGTACTCTGAGAAGTTTGTCCGGTCGGATACAGCAAATATAATAAGAGTGgcaaatgttattaaaaaaggcACAGCAAAAGTAATTATCTTATTTCTCTCAATATTTGACATGAACATTCTAATAGACCAGCTTATTCTAAAAAATGTCACTGGCTATCAGATAATTGGTGTTGAAGCATGGATTACTGCTGTCAATATAGCAACACCAGCAAGTTATAAGGTATTGGCTGGATCTATTGGTTTTGCTGTGGGGAAATTTAACATTGCTACCTTCTCTGACTATGTTGTAAATGAATTTTGGAAAACAGATTTCCCCTGCTTGAGTACAAAGCGAACCATTTCTCAAATTGAAAACAACCGCAGTAATTATAAAGATATAATTCAGTTTAAAAATTACAGTGCAGATATATCGGAACTGAGATATGCAAAGAACATCTACAATGCAGTATATGCTGTGGCACATTCTCTACACAGCCTGTTGGGATGCACAGAAAACCAGAGTTGTAAGAAAGACAAAGCAATACAATCATGGCAG GTTGTTGAGGCTCTtagaaaagtattttttaaaacttcatTAGGAGAACAGGTTTGGTTTGACAGCACTGGGGCAACAGCTGCAAAATATGATGTTGTGAACTGGAACCAAGGGTTTAATGGAGAAGTGCAGTTTGAGGTTGTGGGTTATTATGATGCCTCACTGCCAAATGGCCAACAGTTCATTCTAAATGTTGAAGATATAGTGTGGGctggagagaaaaaagag AAGCCAAGGTCTGTGTGCAGTGAGAGCTGTCCTCCAGGAACCAGGAAAGCTGCGCAGAAAGGAAGGCCTGTCTGCTGCTATGACTGTATACCATGTGCAGAGGGAGAGATCAGTAACCAGACAG ATTCAAATAACTGTGAGCAGTGTCCAGAAGAATATTGGTCTAATGTTGGTAGAGATAAATGTGTCTTAAAGGTCATAGAGTTTCTTTCATTTACAGAGGCAATGGGAATAgtgttggtgtttttttctttgtttggagCTACATTAACTGTGTTAATagctattttatttctaatagaAAAGGACACTCCTATTGTTAAGGCCAACAACTCCGAGCTGAGCTTCCTGCTGCTTTTctccctgactctgtgtttccTCTGTTCACTTACTTTCATTGGTCGGCCTTCTGAGTGGTCCTGTATGCTGCGTCACACAGTGTTTGGGATCACATTTGTCCTTTGTATCTCTTGTGTTTTGGGGAAAACAGTAGTTGTGCTAATGGCCTTCAGGGCTACACTTCCAGGCAGTAATGTCATGAAATGGTTTGGGCCTCTACAGCAGAGACTTAGTGTACTTGCCTTCACTCTTATACAGGCCCTTATTTGTGTGCTTTGGTTAACAGTTTCACCCCCTTTTCCATATAAGAACATAAACTACTACAAGGAAAAAATCGTATTAGAGTGTAATTTGGGCTCAGCTATAGGTTTCTGGGCCGTGCTAGGTTATGTAGGACTTCTTgctttcttatgttttgttttggccTTTTTAGCTAGAAAGCTGCCAGATAATTTTAATGAAGCTAAATTCATCACATTCAGCATACTTATATTCTGTGCTGTGTGGATCACCTTTATTCCAGCTTATGTCAGCTCTCCTGGAAAATTTACTGTAGCTGTGGAGATATTTGCTATTTTGGCTTCCAGTTTTGCATTATTACTTTGTATATTTACACCTAAATGTTATATTATTCTCTTTAAACCTGAACTAAACACTAAGAAAAATATAATGGGCAAA ACGCTCAAAAGTTATAAAATAGCTATCCACTTCGGTCTCTCTAAAAGGAGGTACTAA